In Populus alba chromosome 9, ASM523922v2, whole genome shotgun sequence, a genomic segment contains:
- the LOC118058735 gene encoding uncharacterized protein: protein MDMEIDFKNYQLSHELRGHEDDVRGICVCGNAGIATSSRDKTVRYWVPDPTDKRKYESSKILLGHSSFVGPLAWIPPNQDFVEGAIVSGGMDTMVLVWNLSNGEKVQSLKGHHLQVTGVVLDGEDIVSCSVDCTLRRWRKGELVENWEAHKSAIQAIIKLPSGELVTGSTDTTLKLWKGKTCLHTFAGHSDTVRGLAEMHGLGILSASHDGSIRLWALTGEVLMEMVGHASIVYSVDSHVSGLIVSGSEDCSAKIWKDGACVQSIEHPGCVWDVKFLENGDIVTACSDGAVRIWTSYQERIAEPADLDSYVSQLSQYKLSRKRVGGLKLDDLPGLEALQIPGTTDGQTKVIREGDNGVAYAWNLREQKWDKIGEVVDGPEDGMKRPVLDGFEYDYVFDVDIGDGEPIRKLPYNRSDNPYDTADKWLLKENLPLAYRQQIVEFILQNSGQGGVALDSSFRDPFTGANAYIPGGSSSMSAVSAKPTFKHIPKKGMLVFDVAQFDGILKKITEFHNSLLSDPVKKDLSLSELEISRLGAVIKILKDTSHYHTSRFADADIALLLKLLKSWPLAMIFPVIDILRMLVLHPDGATVLLKHVEDENDILMEMIKRVATNPPLPPNLLTGIRAVTNLFKNLPYHTWLQKHQSEILDAFSSCCSSSNKNLQLSYATMILNYAVLLIEKKDLEGQSQVLTAALEIAEGENIEVDSKFRALVAVGSLMLDGLVKRIALDFDVENVAKTAKASKETKIAEVGADIELLTKQK, encoded by the exons ATGGACATGGAAATCGACTTCAAAAATTATCAACTAAGCCACGAACTCCGCGGCCACGAAGACGAC GTTCGCGGTATTTGTGTTTGCGGAAATGCGGGAATAGCGACGTCGTCTAGGGATAAAACGGTGAGGTATTGGGTACCAGACCCGACCGACAAACGCAAGTACGAATCATCGAAAATTCTGTTAGGGCATTCGAGTTTTGTGGGACCATTGGCATGGATTCCGCCGAACCAGGACTTTGTAGAAGGCGCGATCGTGTCTGGTGGAATGGACACGATGGTGCTTGTTTGGAATTTGAGTAACGGAGAGAAAGTTCAGAGCTTGAAAGGTCATCATTTGCAAGTCACCGGTGTTGTTTTGGATGGCGAAGATATTGTTTCTTGCTCCGTTGACTG taccttgaggaggtggagGAAGGGTGAACTTGTTGAGAATTGGGAGGCTCATAAGTCTGCAATTCAAGCAATTATTAAGCTGCCATCGGGCGAGCTTGTTACAG GTTCAACTGACACAACTTTAAAACTTTGGAAGGGGAAGACGTGTTTACACACTTTTGCAGGGCATTCAG ATACGGTTCGAGGCTTAGCAGAGATGCATGGATTGGGAATTCTTTCTGCATCACATGATGG CTCCATCAGATTATGGGCTTTAACTGGCGAAGTATTAATGGAGATGGTTGGTCATGCTTCAATTGTCTATTCAGTTGATTCGCATGTATCTGGACTTATTGTTAGTGGTAGTGAAGATTGTTCAGCAAAGATTTGGAAAG ATGGAGCCTGTGTTCAGAGCATAGAGCATCCTGGTTGTGTGTGGGATGTCAAATTCTTGGAAAATGGTGATATTGTGACAGCATGCTCAGATGGAGCAGTACGTATTTGGACTTCATATCAGGAGAGAATTGCAGAACCAGCAGACCTCGACTCTTATGTCTCCCAACTTTCTCAATACAAGTTAAGCAG GAAGAGGGTTGGGGGATTGAAATTGGATGATTTACCAGGCCTTGAGGCTTTGCAGATTCCAG GAACCACTGATGGCCAGACCAAAGTCATTAGAGAAGGGGACAATGGTGTAGCATATGCTTGGAATCTGAGAGAGCAGAAGTGGGATAAA ATTGGAGAAGTTGTTGATGGACCAGAAGATGGCATGAAGCGTCCCGTTCTTGATGGATTTGAATATGATTATG TATTTGATGTTGATATTGGTGATGGTGAGCCGATTCGCAAGTTGCCATACAATCGATCAG ATAATCCATATGACACTGCTGACAAGTGGCTTCTCAAGGAGAATCTTCCTCTTGCCTATCGTCAACAGATTGTAGAGTTTATACTCCAAAATTCTGGACAGGGGGGAGTTGCACTTGATTCATCATTCCGTGACCCGTTCACTGGCG CAAATGCTTATATACCCGGAGGATCTTCTAGCATGTCTG CTGTTTCAGCGAAACCTACTTTCAAACATATTCCCAAG AAAGGAATGCTTGTTTTTGACGTGGCTCAGTTTGATGGGATCCTGAAAAAGATCACAGAGTTCCACAATTCTCTTTTATCTGATCCT GTCAAAAAGGACCTGTCTTTGTCAGAGCTTGAGATATCAAGATTGGGTGcagttattaaaattttaaaggacaCATCACATTACCATACAAGTAGATTTGCAGATGCTGACATTGCTTTGCTGCTGAAATTGCTAAAATCTTGGCCACTGGCAATGATATTTCCAG TTATTGATATTCTGAGGATGCTTGTTCTACACCCAGATGGGGCGACTGTACTTCTCAAGCATGTTGAAGATGAAAATG ATATCCTGATGGAAATGATCAAGAGAGTTGCAACAAATCCTCCACTTCCTCCAAACCTTTTAACGGGCATCCGTGCTGTGACTAATCTATTCAAGAATTTACCCTACCATACCTGGCTTCAAAAGCACCAGAGTGAG ATTCTTGATGCTTTTTCAAGCTGTTGTTCATCTTCCAATAAGAACTTGCAGTTGTCTTATGCTACCATGATACTCAA TTATGCCGTGCTGTTGATTGAAAAGAAAGATCTTGAAGGCCAATCCCAAGTTCTTACAGCAGCTCTTGAG ATTGCAGAAGGGGAAAATATTGAAGTTGATTCAAAATTCCGGGCTTTAGTTGCTGTTGGATCACTG ATGCTTGATGGTCTGGTGAAAAGAATTGCATTGGACTTTGATGTTGAGAATGTTGCGAAAACAGCCAAAGCTTCTAAAGAAACGAAGATTGCAGAAGTTGGAGCTGACATTGAACTGCTAACAAAACAGAAGTGA
- the LOC118058736 gene encoding probable 1-acyl-sn-glycerol-3-phosphate acyltransferase 5: MEVRGAFSSDGGKSHRELTPLRLIRGVVCLLVLLLTAFMTLVYCGFVSAVLLRFFSIHRSRKVTSFFFGSWLALWPFLFEKINKTKVIFSGEIVPARERVLLIANHRTEVDWMYLWDLALRKGCLGCIRYVLKSSLMKLPVFGWAFHILEFISVERKWEVDESNIHQMLSSFKDPRDPLWLALFPEGTDFTEQKCTRSKKYAAEHGLPILNNVLLPKTKGFYACMEDLRGSLDAVYDVTIGYKPRCPSLFDNVFGVNPSEVHIHVRRIALGEIPTSEKEVSAWLTNTFQLKDRLLSDFYLQGHFPHQGTEGDLSTVKCLVNCVAFMMLISTFTFFTIFSSVWFKVYVSLVCCYLSSATYFNVRPKPLL; encoded by the exons ATGGAAGTTCGAGGAGCTTTTAGTTCAGATGGTGGAAAAAGCCATCGTGAATTGACCCCTCTAAGGCTGATCAGGGGAGTTGTATGTTTATTGGTGCTACTTTTGACAGCATTTATGACATTGGTTTATTGCGGCTTTGTGAGTGCTGTTCTGTTGCGATTCTTCAGCATACATCGCAGCAGGAAAGTAACATCCTTTTTCTTTGGCTCTTGGTTAGCTCTGTGGCCTTTTCTctttgaaaagataaataaaaccaAAGTAATTTTTTCTGGCGAGATTGTTCCTGCTAGGGAACGAGTTTTGCTTATTGCAAACCACAGAACTGAGGTTGATTGGATGTACTTGTGGGACCTTGCTTTGCGGAAGGGATGTTTGGGATGCATTAGATATGTCCTTAAGAGCAGTTTGATGAAATTACCTGTATTTGGCTGGGCATTCCACATTTTGGAGTTTATCTCAGTGGAGAGGAAGTGGGAGGTTGACGAATCAAACATACATCAAATGCTTTCAAGTTTTAAGGATCCCAGGGATCCCCTCTGGCTTGCTCTTTTCCCAGAAGGAACAGATTTCAC TGAGCAGAAGTGTACAAGGAGTAAAAAATATGCAGCTGAACATGGGTTGCCTATCCTGAACAATGTGCTGCTACCAAAGACAAAGGGGTTTTATGCTTGCATGGAAGATTTGAGGGGTTCATTGGATGCAG TTTATGACGTGACCATTGGCTACAAACCTCGATGCCCATCTTTGTTTGACAATGTCTTCGGGGTGAACCCTTCAGAAGTTCATATTCATGTCAGGCGAATAGCCCTTGGTGAAATCCCAACATCCGAGAAGGAGGTTTCTGCATGGTTGACGAATACATTCCAACTGAAGGACCGATTACTTTCTGATTTTTATTTGCAAGGCCATTTTCCTCATCAAGGAACTGAAGGGGATCTTTCAACAGTGAAGTGTCTTGTAAATTGTGTGGCCTTCATGATGTTGATTAGCACATTTACATTTTTCACTATCTTTTCATCAGTTTGGTTCAAAGTTTATGTATCTTTAGTGTGTTGTTACCTGTCATCCGCAACCTACTTCAATGTTCGTCCGAAGCCACTTCTGTAA